The following proteins come from a genomic window of Pseudomonas hygromyciniae:
- a CDS encoding RNA polymerase sigma factor produces the protein MAAADDAHLLERLLKGEQRAYKELVTQYQSAMRAVAYAIVGQRHADEVVQDAWLSVVRSLAKFEGRSSLKTWLLTITANSAKGRYKQNRREVLLDDLPSPHGTIGDDRFAAGDEHWLVAPFAWHQDTPEALLTENELRECLEHTLLSLSELQSSVLLLRERQGLELEEICNLLEISLSNVRVLLHRARLKVFATVEHFEETGEC, from the coding sequence ATGGCAGCAGCCGACGACGCGCACCTGCTTGAACGCCTGCTCAAGGGCGAGCAGCGGGCCTATAAAGAATTAGTCACCCAGTATCAGAGCGCCATGCGTGCGGTGGCCTACGCCATCGTTGGCCAGCGCCACGCTGACGAAGTGGTCCAGGACGCCTGGCTTTCGGTGGTGCGCAGCCTCGCCAAGTTTGAAGGCCGCTCCAGCCTCAAGACCTGGCTGCTGACCATCACCGCCAACTCGGCCAAGGGTCGCTACAAGCAGAACCGCCGGGAAGTGTTGCTCGACGACTTGCCGTCGCCCCACGGGACCATTGGTGACGATCGCTTTGCCGCTGGCGATGAGCATTGGCTGGTCGCGCCATTTGCCTGGCACCAGGACACCCCCGAGGCGCTGCTCACCGAAAACGAGCTGCGTGAGTGCCTGGAGCACACGCTGCTCAGTCTTTCCGAGCTGCAAAGCAGCGTGCTGCTGCTGCGCGAGCGCCAGGGCCTGGAGTTGGAGGAGATTTGTAATCTTCTGGAAATCTCGCTCTCCAATGTGCGAGTACTGCTGCATCGGGCGCGGCTAAAAGTCTTCGCTACGGTGGAGCATTTCGAGGAAACCGGTGAATGTTGA
- a CDS encoding anti-sigma factor family protein, whose amino-acid sequence MLTCKEQVARSSDYLDGQLTFRERLLMRHHLMFCANCRRFIRQMRLIQATLHILPEPEVPDAEGLAERLAAERKRNS is encoded by the coding sequence ATGTTGACCTGCAAAGAACAAGTGGCGCGTTCCAGCGATTATCTCGATGGGCAACTGACCTTTCGTGAGCGCCTGCTGATGCGCCATCACCTGATGTTCTGTGCCAATTGCCGGCGCTTCATTCGCCAGATGCGGCTGATACAAGCCACGTTGCACATCCTGCCCGAACCCGAGGTGCCGGATGCCGAAGGGTTGGCCGAACGCCTGGCCGCGGAGCGCAAACGCAACTCCTGA
- a CDS encoding OprO/OprP family phosphate-selective porin, protein MIRKHFAGFAASALALAVTAQAFAGTVTTDGADIVVKTKGGLEVATTDQNFSFKLGGRLQADYGSFDGFYTKNGDSGDAAYFRRAFLELGGTVYKDFKYQLNYDFSHNSGNSDDGYFDEASMSYVGFKPVTIRVGRFDPDFGLEKATSSKWITAMERNSAYEVADWVNTHENGMGIQVSGTAADMFYGSASLASKDINDEDGKGVKQFNGRIVLAPMNKGGDVLHFGLNVAARDLNDAAFDSRIRPRLGARGVATTGGNDAGSNGNRATFGGGVGLNASNLTAVGAYDTDTVFGGEFAFATGPFSVQAEALSRKMKADSNAYQDVKTSGFYGQLAYTLTGESRAYKLDGGKFDAIKPENKQFGAWEVFYRYDSIKVDDKNIVVSSATRETGDAKANVNTLGVNWYANEAVKLSLNYSKVSTDKITNANGDDSGDSIVGRVQYVF, encoded by the coding sequence ATGATCCGTAAGCACTTCGCCGGTTTCGCGGCCAGCGCCCTGGCCCTGGCCGTTACCGCCCAGGCTTTCGCTGGTACTGTCACTACTGACGGCGCCGATATCGTTGTCAAAACCAAGGGCGGCCTTGAGGTTGCTACTACCGACCAGAACTTCAGCTTCAAGCTGGGTGGTCGCCTGCAAGCCGATTACGGCTCATTTGACGGCTTCTACACCAAGAACGGTGACTCGGGCGACGCCGCTTACTTCCGTCGCGCCTTCCTGGAACTGGGTGGCACCGTCTACAAGGATTTCAAATACCAGCTCAACTACGACTTCTCCCACAACTCGGGTAACTCCGACGACGGCTACTTCGACGAAGCGTCCATGTCCTATGTGGGCTTCAAGCCAGTAACCATTCGTGTCGGTCGTTTTGACCCGGATTTCGGTCTGGAAAAAGCCACCAGCTCCAAGTGGATCACCGCCATGGAGCGTAACTCGGCTTACGAGGTTGCGGACTGGGTCAACACCCACGAAAACGGCATGGGCATCCAGGTCAGCGGCACTGCGGCTGACATGTTCTACGGCTCGGCCAGCCTGGCCTCCAAGGACATCAACGACGAAGACGGCAAGGGCGTGAAGCAATTCAACGGCCGTATCGTGTTGGCACCGATGAACAAAGGCGGCGACGTCCTGCACTTCGGCTTGAACGTGGCGGCACGTGATCTGAACGATGCAGCCTTTGACTCGCGGATTCGTCCTCGTCTCGGCGCTCGTGGCGTGGCCACCACCGGTGGTAACGATGCCGGCTCCAACGGCAACCGCGCTACCTTCGGCGGCGGTGTGGGCTTGAACGCCAGCAACCTGACCGCAGTCGGCGCCTATGACACCGACACCGTGTTCGGTGGTGAGTTTGCCTTCGCAACCGGCCCATTCTCGGTGCAGGCTGAAGCCCTGAGCCGCAAGATGAAAGCTGACAGCAATGCCTACCAGGACGTGAAAACCAGCGGTTTCTACGGCCAACTGGCGTACACCCTGACCGGCGAGTCCCGTGCCTACAAACTCGACGGCGGCAAGTTCGACGCGATCAAGCCCGAGAACAAGCAATTCGGCGCCTGGGAAGTGTTCTACCGCTACGACAGCATCAAGGTTGACGACAAGAACATCGTGGTCAGCAGCGCTACCCGCGAAACCGGTGACGCCAAGGCCAACGTGAACACCCTGGGTGTGAACTGGTACGCCAACGAAGCGGTCAAGCTGTCGCTGAACTACAGCAAGGTCAGCACCGACAAGATCACCAACGCCAATGGCGATGACAGCGGTGATTCCATCGTCGGTCGTGTGCAGTACGTGTTCTAA
- a CDS encoding GNAT family N-acetyltransferase gives MPLKRLNSLSEISPDEWNALVPEDQPFLRHAFLSALEDSASLGRHSGWQPEHLLHYEGERLVAALPSYRKWHSYGEYVFDHGWADACARAGIDYYPKLLTAVPFSPVSGPRLLAANGADGLELLQSLPGYLEIEGLSSAHINFTDTMADAALGQQPDWLERLGCQFHWQNRGYRDFQDFLDALSSRKRKQMRKEREQVAGQGIEFEWLQGHELSEAQWDFVYACYANTYAVRRQSPYLTRAFFSLLAERMPQAIRVVLAKQEARPVAMAFSLVGGDSLYGRYWGCLGEFDRLHFETCFYQGMDYAIANGLQRFDAGAQGEHKLIRGFEPVITHSWHYLRHPGLKTAVADFLERERVGILAYAEEARSALPYRQQ, from the coding sequence ATGCCGTTGAAACGTTTGAATAGCCTGTCCGAAATATCGCCTGATGAATGGAACGCGCTGGTCCCCGAGGATCAGCCGTTTCTGCGCCATGCTTTTCTCAGTGCGCTGGAGGACAGTGCCAGCCTTGGCCGGCATTCTGGCTGGCAGCCGGAGCACTTGCTGCATTACGAGGGTGAGCGGCTGGTCGCGGCACTGCCTAGCTATCGCAAATGGCACTCCTATGGCGAATACGTGTTTGACCATGGCTGGGCGGACGCCTGCGCGCGCGCCGGCATCGATTACTACCCCAAGCTGCTGACAGCCGTGCCCTTCAGCCCGGTCAGCGGGCCACGCCTGCTGGCGGCCAATGGCGCGGATGGCCTGGAGCTGCTCCAGAGCCTGCCGGGTTATCTGGAGATCGAAGGGCTTTCCAGTGCCCACATCAACTTCACCGATACCATGGCCGACGCGGCCTTGGGCCAGCAACCTGACTGGCTGGAACGTCTGGGTTGCCAGTTCCACTGGCAGAACCGTGGTTATCGCGACTTTCAGGACTTCCTCGACGCCCTGAGTTCGCGCAAGCGCAAACAGATGCGCAAGGAGCGCGAGCAAGTAGCGGGGCAGGGGATCGAGTTCGAGTGGCTGCAAGGCCATGAGCTGAGCGAGGCTCAGTGGGATTTTGTCTACGCTTGCTACGCCAACACCTACGCCGTGCGCCGGCAGTCGCCGTACCTGACGCGGGCGTTTTTCAGCCTGTTGGCCGAACGCATGCCGCAGGCGATACGGGTGGTGCTGGCCAAGCAAGAGGCGCGGCCGGTGGCCATGGCGTTCAGTCTGGTCGGCGGTGACAGCCTATATGGCCGCTACTGGGGCTGCCTGGGCGAGTTCGACCGGCTGCATTTCGAGACTTGCTTCTATCAAGGCATGGACTACGCGATCGCCAATGGCCTGCAGCGTTTCGATGCGGGCGCCCAGGGCGAGCACAAGTTGATCCGTGGGTTTGAACCGGTGATTACCCATTCCTGGCATTACTTGCGCCATCCGGGCTTGAAAACCGCCGTGGCGGATTTCCTTGAGCGTGAGCGGGTAGGGATTCTGGCGTATGCCGAAGAGGCGCGCTCGGCGTTGCCGTATCGGCAGCAATAA
- the aqpZ gene encoding aquaporin Z → MSLFKRSVTEGLGTFWLVLGGCGSAVLAAAFPDVGIGLLGVSLAFGLTVLTMAFAIGHISGCHLNPAVTVGLVVGGRFPVKELPAYIVAQVIGGVVAAALLYFIASGKPGFELASGLASNGYGEHSPGGYSMAAGFVTELVMTAMFLLIILGATDRRAPAGLAPIAIGLGLTLIHLISIPVTNTSVNPARSTGPALIVGGWAIQQLWLFWLAPILGAVIGGITYRWLGKEQTA, encoded by the coding sequence ATGTCTCTGTTCAAACGTTCCGTTACAGAAGGGCTAGGTACGTTTTGGCTGGTGCTGGGTGGTTGCGGGAGTGCGGTTCTGGCCGCAGCGTTCCCCGATGTCGGAATTGGTCTACTGGGGGTCTCCCTGGCATTTGGACTGACCGTCCTGACGATGGCGTTTGCCATTGGCCATATCAGCGGCTGTCACCTCAACCCGGCAGTCACCGTGGGCCTGGTTGTCGGCGGCCGGTTTCCGGTCAAGGAGCTGCCTGCGTATATCGTTGCGCAAGTCATTGGCGGCGTGGTGGCAGCAGCGTTGCTGTACTTCATTGCCAGCGGCAAACCGGGTTTTGAACTGGCTTCAGGGCTAGCGTCAAACGGCTACGGTGAGCATTCGCCAGGTGGGTATTCAATGGCGGCGGGGTTTGTCACCGAACTGGTGATGACCGCGATGTTCCTGCTGATCATCCTCGGCGCCACTGACCGTCGTGCCCCGGCGGGTTTGGCACCCATCGCCATTGGCCTGGGGCTGACGCTGATCCACCTGATCTCCATCCCGGTCACCAACACCTCGGTCAACCCGGCCCGCAGCACCGGCCCTGCGTTGATTGTCGGCGGCTGGGCGATCCAGCAACTGTGGCTGTTCTGGCTGGCGCCGATCCTTGGCGCGGTGATCGGTGGTATCACCTACCGTTGGTTGGGCAAGGAACAAACCGCCTGA
- a CDS encoding ABC transporter ATP-binding protein — protein MLYRRFEQLIDIFRDAPSAAPPDKVLPFYLYYLRQVWPCFAALLVVGLIGALIEVALFSYLSRIIDLAQGTPPANFFQTHATELIWMAVVALLLRPIFGALHDLLVHQTISPGMTSLIRWQNHSYVLKQSLNFFQNDFAGRIAQRIMQTGNSLRDSAVAAVDAIWHVAIYAISSLVLFAEADWRLMIPLVTWIIAYSLALRYFVPRVKERSVISSEARSKLMGRIVDGYTNITTLKLFAHTQSEQEYAKEAIIEQTEKTQLASRVVTSMDVVITSMNGLLIVTTTGLALWLWTQSLISVGAIALATGLVIRIVNMSGWIMWVVNGIFENIGMVQDGLKTIAQPLAVIDRENAPRLHVPHGEVRFEQVDFHYGKSSGIIGGLNLVIKPGEKIGLIGPSGAGKSTLVNLLLRLYDLQGGRILIDGQNIAEVAQESLREHIGMITQDTSLLHRSIRDNLLYGKPDATDQELWEAIRKARADEFIPLLSDSEGRIGLDAHVGERGVKLSGGQRQRIAIARVLLKDAPILIMDEATSALDSEVEAAIQESLETLMQGKTVIAIAHRLSTIARMDRLVVLEKGQIAETGSHAQLLAHGGLYSRLWQHQTGGFVGID, from the coding sequence ATGCTCTATCGTCGTTTTGAACAACTGATCGATATCTTCCGCGACGCTCCCAGCGCGGCACCGCCCGATAAGGTCCTGCCCTTCTACCTCTATTACCTGCGCCAGGTGTGGCCGTGCTTTGCCGCGCTGCTGGTGGTGGGCCTGATTGGCGCGCTGATCGAAGTGGCGCTGTTCAGCTACCTGAGCCGCATCATCGACCTGGCCCAAGGCACGCCGCCGGCCAATTTCTTCCAGACCCATGCCACCGAGTTGATCTGGATGGCAGTGGTCGCCCTGCTGCTGCGCCCGATCTTCGGCGCCTTGCACGACCTGCTGGTGCACCAGACCATCAGCCCCGGCATGACCAGCCTGATCCGCTGGCAGAACCACAGTTACGTGCTCAAGCAGAGCCTGAACTTCTTCCAGAACGATTTTGCCGGGCGCATTGCCCAGCGCATCATGCAAACCGGCAACTCGCTGCGCGACTCAGCCGTCGCCGCTGTCGATGCCATCTGGCACGTGGCGATCTACGCCATCAGCTCCCTGGTGCTGTTTGCCGAGGCCGACTGGCGCCTGATGATCCCGCTGGTCACCTGGATCATTGCCTACAGCCTGGCGCTGCGCTACTTCGTGCCACGGGTCAAGGAACGCTCGGTGATTTCCTCCGAGGCGCGCTCCAAATTGATGGGGCGCATCGTCGATGGCTACACCAATATCACCACCTTGAAGCTGTTCGCCCACACCCAGTCCGAGCAGGAGTACGCCAAGGAAGCGATCATCGAGCAGACCGAAAAAACCCAGTTGGCCAGCCGCGTAGTCACCAGCATGGACGTGGTGATCACCAGCATGAACGGCCTGCTGATCGTCACCACCACCGGCCTGGCCCTGTGGCTGTGGACGCAGTCGCTGATCTCGGTGGGCGCCATTGCCCTGGCCACCGGCCTGGTGATCCGCATCGTCAATATGTCGGGTTGGATCATGTGGGTGGTCAACGGCATTTTCGAGAACATCGGCATGGTCCAGGACGGCCTGAAAACCATCGCCCAGCCACTGGCGGTGATCGACCGCGAAAACGCCCCGCGCCTGCATGTGCCCCACGGCGAAGTGCGCTTTGAACAGGTGGATTTCCACTACGGCAAGAGCAGCGGCATCATCGGTGGCCTGAACCTGGTGATCAAGCCAGGGGAAAAGATCGGTCTGATCGGCCCTTCCGGTGCCGGCAAGTCGACCCTGGTCAACCTGCTGCTGCGCCTCTACGACCTGCAAGGCGGGCGCATCCTGATCGACGGCCAGAACATCGCCGAAGTAGCCCAGGAAAGCCTGCGCGAACACATCGGCATGATTACCCAGGACACCTCGCTGCTGCACCGCTCGATCCGCGACAACCTGCTGTATGGCAAGCCCGACGCCACCGACCAAGAACTTTGGGAAGCCATACGCAAGGCGCGTGCCGATGAATTTATCCCGCTGCTGTCGGACTCCGAGGGCCGCATCGGCCTGGACGCCCATGTGGGTGAGCGCGGGGTGAAACTCTCCGGCGGGCAACGCCAACGCATCGCCATCGCCCGGGTCCTGCTCAAGGACGCGCCGATCCTGATCATGGACGAAGCGACTTCGGCCCTGGACTCGGAAGTGGAAGCGGCCATCCAGGAAAGCCTGGAAACCCTGATGCAAGGCAAGACGGTCATCGCCATCGCCCACCGCCTGTCCACGATTGCTCGAATGGACAGGTTGGTGGTCCTGGAAAAAGGCCAGATCGCCGAGACAGGCAGCCACGCCCAATTGCTGGCACACGGTGGCCTGTACTCACGATTGTGGCAGCACCAGACCGGAGGATTCGTCGGTATCGACTGA
- a CDS encoding peptidylprolyl isomerase, which translates to MLKKIAVFAGSVLFAANLMAATPAKAPHVLITTTNGEIEIELDPVKAPISTKNFLAYVDKGFYTNTIFHRVIPGFMVQGGGFTQQMSQKPTEAPIKNEASNGLHNVRGTLSMARTNDPNSATSQFFINVADNAFLDPGRDAGYAVFAKVVKGMDVVDIIVNSQTTTKQGMQNVPIDPVLIKSAKRID; encoded by the coding sequence ATGCTGAAAAAAATCGCCGTTTTTGCCGGTTCTGTGCTGTTTGCTGCCAACCTGATGGCGGCCACGCCGGCCAAGGCACCACACGTATTGATCACCACTACCAATGGCGAGATCGAAATCGAGCTGGATCCGGTCAAGGCGCCGATCAGTACCAAGAACTTCCTGGCCTATGTCGACAAGGGCTTCTACACCAACACCATTTTTCACCGGGTGATCCCGGGCTTTATGGTGCAAGGTGGCGGATTCACCCAACAAATGTCGCAAAAGCCTACTGAAGCGCCGATCAAGAACGAAGCCAGCAACGGCCTGCACAACGTGCGTGGCACCTTGTCCATGGCACGTACCAACGACCCAAACTCGGCCACCAGCCAGTTCTTCATCAACGTGGCCGACAACGCCTTCCTCGACCCGGGCCGTGATGCTGGCTACGCGGTATTTGCCAAAGTGGTCAAGGGCATGGACGTGGTCGATATCATCGTCAACTCGCAAACCACTACTAAGCAAGGCATGCAAAACGTGCCTATCGATCCTGTCCTGATCAAGTCGGCCAAGCGCATCGACTAA
- a CDS encoding alpha/beta fold hydrolase, which yields MAYFEHEGCTLHYEEYGHGEPLILIHGLGSSCQDWELQIPVLSRHYRLVLLDVRGHGRSDKPRERYSIEGFTADLVALIEHLQLPAAHVVGLSMGGMIAFQLAVDQPQLLKSLCIVNSAPEVKVRSADDYWQWAKRWSLARVLSLKTIGKALGDRLFPKPEQADLRRKMAERWARNDKRAYLKSFDAIVGWGVQERLSKITCPTLVISADHDYTPVAQKQIYVKLLPDARLVVIEDSRHATPLDQPETFNTTLLDFLKTVETTSQDH from the coding sequence ATGGCCTATTTCGAACATGAAGGTTGCACCCTGCATTACGAGGAATATGGCCACGGCGAGCCGCTGATCCTGATCCACGGCCTGGGCTCCAGTTGCCAGGATTGGGAACTGCAAATACCGGTATTGTCCCGGCATTACCGCTTGGTGCTGCTGGATGTGCGCGGTCACGGCCGCTCCGACAAGCCTCGGGAGCGCTACAGCATCGAAGGTTTTACCGCCGACCTGGTGGCCTTGATCGAACACCTGCAACTGCCCGCCGCCCATGTGGTGGGCCTGTCGATGGGCGGGATGATCGCCTTTCAACTGGCGGTCGACCAACCGCAGCTACTCAAGAGCTTGTGTATCGTCAACAGCGCGCCCGAGGTCAAGGTGCGCAGCGCCGATGACTATTGGCAATGGGCCAAGCGCTGGAGCCTGGCACGTGTGCTGAGCTTGAAGACCATCGGCAAGGCCCTCGGTGACAGGCTGTTCCCCAAACCCGAACAGGCCGACCTGCGGCGCAAGATGGCCGAGCGCTGGGCAAGAAACGACAAACGTGCTTACCTCAAAAGCTTCGACGCGATTGTGGGCTGGGGCGTGCAGGAACGACTTTCGAAAATCACCTGTCCAACCCTGGTCATCAGCGCCGACCATGACTACACCCCGGTGGCACAGAAACAAATCTATGTAAAACTGCTGCCCGATGCGCGGTTGGTGGTGATCGAAGATTCGCGCCACGCCACACCGCTGGACCAACCCGAAACCTTCAATACAACCCTGCTCGATTTTCTCAAGACAGTCGAAACCACTTCCCAGGATCACTGA
- a CDS encoding 3-phosphoglycerate kinase, which yields MRKFCCVVLALLPLSAFAYPIDVSKSIKGVSIDYKASDVDSEISSIELINFGSNDAACRVAFTNGPEPARVRNVTVPAGKSTNTTVKFSRAIIKMRIKLTCEPK from the coding sequence ATGAGAAAATTCTGTTGTGTAGTGCTGGCACTGTTGCCGCTGAGCGCGTTTGCCTATCCGATCGACGTGTCAAAATCGATCAAGGGGGTGAGCATCGATTACAAGGCGTCCGATGTGGACAGTGAGATCAGCTCCATCGAACTCATTAACTTCGGCAGCAACGACGCTGCGTGCAGGGTCGCATTTACCAATGGTCCGGAGCCTGCGCGGGTACGCAATGTCACGGTTCCCGCCGGCAAAAGCACCAACACCACGGTCAAGTTCAGCCGCGCGATTATCAAGATGCGCATCAAACTGACCTGCGAGCCCAAATAA
- a CDS encoding FMN-dependent NADH-azoreductase, giving the protein MSNVLIIESSARQQDSISRQLTQQFISQWQAAHPADQISVRDLAVNPVPHLDANLLGGWMKPVEQRNADEQASLDRSNQLTEELLAADVLVMAAPMYNFAIPSTLKAWLDHVLRAGVTFKYTATGPQGLLTGKRAFVLTARGGIHTGASSDHQEPYLRQVMGFIGIHDVTFIHAEGVNLGGDFQEKGMNHAKALLAQVA; this is encoded by the coding sequence ATGTCCAATGTTCTGATCATCGAAAGCAGCGCCCGCCAACAGGATTCCATCTCCCGCCAGTTGACCCAACAGTTCATCAGCCAATGGCAGGCCGCCCACCCAGCCGATCAGATCAGCGTGCGCGACCTGGCAGTCAACCCGGTACCGCACCTGGACGCCAACCTGTTGGGCGGTTGGATGAAGCCGGTCGAGCAGCGCAATGCCGATGAGCAGGCTTCCCTGGACCGTTCCAACCAACTGACCGAAGAACTGCTGGCCGCCGATGTGCTGGTAATGGCCGCGCCGATGTACAACTTTGCCATCCCCAGCACCCTCAAAGCCTGGCTTGACCATGTATTGCGGGCCGGCGTGACGTTCAAGTACACCGCCACCGGGCCCCAAGGTCTGCTGACCGGCAAGCGCGCCTTTGTGTTGACCGCCCGCGGCGGTATCCACACCGGCGCGAGCAGCGATCACCAGGAACCGTATCTGCGCCAGGTCATGGGTTTTATCGGTATCCATGACGTCACCTTCATTCATGCCGAAGGGGTGAACCTGGGGGGGGACTTCCAGGAAAAGGGTATGAACCACGCCAAGGCCCTGCTGGCACAGGTTGCCTGA
- a CDS encoding carboxylate/amino acid/amine transporter — translation MGYLLIVTLIQAFSFSLIGEYLAGHVDSYFAVLVRVLLAGLVFIPLTRWRSVEPAFMRGMLLIGALQFGVTYVCLYLSFRVLTVPEVLLFTILTPLHVTLIEDALNRRFNPWALIAALVAVAGAAVIRFDQISPDFFMGFLLLQLANFTYAAGQVLYRRLVARHPSDLPHYRRFGYFYLGALAVVLPAFLLFGKANFLPEAPLQWGVLVFLGLVSTALGLYWWNKGACLVNGGTLAVMNNLHVPVGLLLNLLIWNQHEPLGRLFLGGAVIVAAVWISRLGVRPALGLANR, via the coding sequence ATGGGCTATTTACTGATTGTCACGCTGATCCAGGCGTTTTCCTTCAGCTTGATCGGCGAATACCTGGCCGGTCATGTCGACAGCTATTTCGCCGTGCTGGTGCGTGTGTTGCTGGCTGGGCTGGTGTTTATCCCGCTGACCCGCTGGCGCTCGGTGGAGCCTGCGTTCATGCGAGGCATGCTGCTGATCGGCGCGTTGCAGTTTGGCGTGACGTATGTGTGCCTGTACTTGAGCTTTCGTGTGTTGACGGTGCCGGAGGTGTTGCTGTTCACCATCCTTACGCCGCTGCATGTGACGCTGATTGAAGACGCGCTGAACCGGCGTTTCAACCCGTGGGCACTGATTGCCGCGCTGGTTGCTGTGGCAGGTGCGGCAGTGATCCGCTTTGACCAAATCAGCCCGGACTTCTTCATGGGCTTCTTGTTGCTGCAACTGGCCAACTTCACCTACGCCGCCGGGCAAGTGCTGTACCGACGCCTGGTGGCGCGTCATCCAAGCGACTTGCCGCATTATCGGCGCTTTGGCTATTTCTACCTGGGGGCATTGGCCGTGGTATTGCCGGCGTTCCTGCTGTTCGGCAAGGCCAACTTCTTGCCCGAAGCGCCGTTGCAGTGGGGAGTATTGGTGTTTCTGGGGCTGGTCAGTACCGCGTTGGGCTTGTACTGGTGGAACAAGGGCGCCTGCCTGGTCAACGGCGGCACCCTGGCCGTGATGAACAACCTGCATGTGCCGGTGGGGTTGCTGCTGAATCTGCTGATCTGGAATCAGCATGAACCGTTGGGGCGGTTGTTCCTGGGCGGGGCGGTGATCGTGGCGGCGGTGTGGATCAGCCGGTTGGGTGTGCGCCCGGCTTTAGGGCTTGCCAACCGGTGA
- a CDS encoding mechanosensitive ion channel family protein, translating into MDIKQLWLNVQDLWGALDQHPLLHSSIALLVLLVVALIVGRVARYLILHTVKLLGRQPALHWLNDLRHNKVFHRLAQMTPSLVIQFGLHLVPELSKNAALFIGNVALAFTILFQVLAMSALLNALLDIYARTEHARTRSIKGYVQLAKMVLFVFGAIIIVATLIDRSPLLLLSGLGAMSAVILLVYKDTLLSFVASVQLTSNDMLRVGDWIEMPQVGADGDVVDITLHTVKVQNFDKTIVSIPTWRLMSESFKNWRGMQASGGRRIKRSLFIDAAGVRFLRDDEEVRMTQVHLLTDYISRKQAELKAWNEAQGHSAQLSANRRRMTNLGTFRAYALAYLKSHPDIQPNMTCMVRQMQTTSQGVPLEIYCFTRTTAWADYERIQGDIFDYLLAVLPEFGLSLYQQPSGNDLRAGVLPAVLGASHLPAPEKAAL; encoded by the coding sequence ATGGATATCAAACAGCTCTGGCTCAACGTCCAAGACCTCTGGGGTGCCCTGGACCAACATCCGCTGCTGCATTCAAGCATCGCCTTGCTGGTGCTGCTGGTCGTGGCCCTGATTGTCGGACGGGTGGCTCGCTACCTCATCCTGCACACCGTCAAACTGCTCGGGCGCCAGCCGGCGCTGCACTGGCTCAATGACCTGCGGCACAACAAAGTCTTCCATCGCCTGGCACAGATGACGCCGTCCCTGGTGATCCAGTTCGGCCTGCACCTGGTGCCGGAACTGAGCAAAAACGCCGCGTTGTTCATCGGCAACGTGGCGCTGGCGTTCACCATCCTGTTCCAGGTCCTGGCCATGAGCGCCCTGCTCAACGCCCTGCTGGATATCTACGCCCGCACCGAACATGCGCGCACGCGCTCGATCAAGGGCTATGTGCAATTGGCGAAAATGGTGTTGTTCGTGTTTGGCGCGATCATCATTGTCGCCACGCTGATCGACCGCTCGCCGCTGTTGCTGTTGTCCGGCCTGGGTGCGATGTCGGCGGTGATCCTGTTGGTGTACAAGGACACGCTGCTGTCGTTTGTCGCCAGCGTGCAATTGACCAGCAACGACATGCTGCGGGTCGGCGACTGGATCGAAATGCCCCAGGTCGGCGCCGATGGCGATGTGGTGGACATCACCTTGCATACGGTCAAGGTGCAGAACTTCGACAAGACCATCGTCTCGATCCCCACCTGGCGCCTGATGTCCGAATCGTTCAAGAACTGGCGCGGCATGCAGGCCTCGGGCGGGCGGCGGATCAAGCGCAGCCTGTTTATCGACGCGGCCGGCGTGCGCTTCCTGCGCGACGATGAAGAAGTGCGCATGACCCAGGTCCACCTGCTGACCGATTACATCAGCCGCAAACAGGCAGAATTGAAGGCCTGGAACGAAGCCCAGGGCCACAGCGCGCAACTCTCGGCCAACCGCCGACGGATGACCAACCTGGGAACCTTCCGTGCCTACGCCCTGGCGTACCTCAAGAGCCATCCGGATATCCAGCCGAACATGACCTGCATGGTGCGCCAGATGCAGACCACCTCCCAGGGCGTGCCCCTGGAAATCTACTGTTTTACCCGCACCACGGCGTGGGCGGATTACGAACGCATCCAGGGGGATATTTTTGACTACCTATTGGCAGTGTTGCCGGAGTTTGGCCTGAGCCTGTATCAGCAGCCAAGTGGCAATGACCTGCGGGCCGGGGTGTTGCCGGCGGTGCTGGGTGCCAGCCATTTGCCAGCCCCAGAAAAAGCTGCGCTATAA